From the Alistipes sp. ZOR0009 genome, the window TCCTCCTGAAGAAGGGATTCTGATAAACTTTGGCGACAGCGATGTCGGAATGGGTAGCATTGAACCTTCAATGGCCGACCCTATGGCACAATCTGCCGCATCTCAGCAATCCGCAAGTCAAGAAGAAACACCAATGACTCAAGATTTTGAAGAGGCACCATCAATTGCTGCCAAACCCAAAGTAAAAAAGAAAGAAGACATTAGAAAGCCTACAGCACAAGTAACGCCAACGACCTCTACTAAAACGCAGGAGTCGGTTCAAGCACCTCCTGTAGAAAAACCGAGAGAGGTAAATAGGCGTGCTCTCTTCCCCGGAAGAAGCAATGCAAATGTAGCCTCACGAGGTGAAGGTGACGGCGGAGGCGTTGGAAATCAAGGAAATCCAAATGGCTCTCCTGATAGTAAAAGCAGGATTGGAGGTAGCACTGGCGGAAATGGGACCTCGTTTAGCCTAAGTGGACGAAGGGTAATCGGTGGGCTTCCTAATCCGGATTATGGAGTACAAGCATCAGGCAAGGTTATCGTCTCCATAACCGTGGATCAAAATGGAGGTGTAACCAAGGCTACATATTCACCAAAAGGTTCTACAACTCAAGATGCTCGACTAGTAAACGCCGCACTCAATGCAGCAAAACGAGCTAAA encodes:
- a CDS encoding energy transducer TonB is translated as MESSNTSKIAGIIGTITFHGIILLLLILFSLKPQLPLPPEEGILINFGDSDVGMGSIEPSMADPMAQSAASQQSASQEETPMTQDFEEAPSIAAKPKVKKKEDIRKPTAQVTPTTSTKTQESVQAPPVEKPREVNRRALFPGRSNANVASRGEGDGGGVGNQGNPNGSPDSKSRIGGSTGGNGTSFSLSGRRVIGGLPNPDYGVQASGKVIVSITVDQNGGVTKATYSPKGSTTQDARLVNAALNAAKRAKFNVDNDAPPSQTGHITYIFNLQ